In the Populus trichocarpa isolate Nisqually-1 chromosome 1, P.trichocarpa_v4.1, whole genome shotgun sequence genome, one interval contains:
- the LOC18095964 gene encoding protein FATTY ACID EXPORT 5: MHDFCFTIPYGLVLVIGGVIGYLKKGSMASLGGGAGTGLVLIFAGYLSLKAFEKRKNSFLGLAIETVCAAILTFVMGQRYMQTSKIMPAGIVAGISALMTLFYLYKIAAGGNHIPAKAE, translated from the exons ATGCATGATTTCTGCTTCACAATCCCTTATGGTTTGGTTCTTGTGATTGGAGGGGTTATTGGGTATTTGAAGAAAGGGAGTATGGCATCATTAGGAGGTGGTGCTGGCACTGGATTGGTTCTTATCTTTGCTGGATACTTGAGTCTTAAAGCTTTTGAGAAGAGGAAGAATTCATTTCTTGGCTTGGCTATCGAAACTG TTTGTGCAGCCATACTGACATTTGTGATGGGGCAACGCTATATGCAAACCTCTAAGATAATGCCTGCTGGTATTGTTGCTGGTATCAG TGCTCTTATGACTCTGTTTTACCTGTACAAAATCGCGGCTGGTGGCAACCACATTCCAGCTAAGGCTGAGTGA